A genomic window from Fimbriimonadaceae bacterium includes:
- a CDS encoding DUF4910 domain-containing protein encodes MSHALLLLLTIVQGPHFDAAELARHVQFLASPALEGRMTPSPGLSKAADYLAAQFKSYGLNEGPNKGYRWSYEVAINQRPAKNNMLVFLRLDGKSTSFELGRDFVPLFGSKDNHIVRGELVFVGYGADEKDYEMEDEEGGGERPFDVKDKVVMMFARTPADMPQLSRSAKAEMARERGAAGVIFLGPSAPGRPQLPRTVRGQGLSGDGDLVGVGLAEHALNALIEVETMHSVAVRHESRPLPFTVRMVTETEPNKARVDDIVGYLPGRDPKLKDEFIVIGAHYDHLGYGEIGSRSQTDAIHPGADDNASGTAGVLALAKYYAAKKTNRRSLIFVLFSGEEEGLLGSEAWAKGHPNTLERTAAMINLDMIGRLRKGELFAYGTSSSDVWTRILAKIEVAGVNLKPGAQTRGDSDQASFARRNVPVLFFNTGLHDEYHTEKDTAATIDADGMAKVLAVVAETVAAVDALDAKPVFSKDVVLGNLPGDRDAESSQRSIRVGMVPDMVAGGPGLRISGTSPNSPAQKAGFKAGDRIVEFNGKKVSDLETLQAAYLTAKPGDTVKIVFIRDGVRREQLVTVEGRGG; translated from the coding sequence ATGAGCCACGCCCTCCTGCTGCTCCTGACGATAGTCCAGGGGCCCCATTTCGACGCTGCGGAACTCGCTCGGCACGTGCAATTCCTCGCTTCGCCCGCCCTGGAGGGACGCATGACGCCGAGCCCAGGACTATCCAAAGCCGCCGACTATCTCGCCGCCCAGTTCAAGAGCTACGGACTGAACGAGGGGCCGAACAAGGGGTACCGCTGGTCCTACGAGGTTGCGATCAACCAGCGTCCCGCCAAGAACAACATGCTGGTTTTCCTGCGGCTCGACGGCAAGAGCACCTCGTTCGAGCTCGGGCGGGACTTCGTCCCCCTCTTCGGCTCGAAGGACAACCACATCGTCCGTGGGGAACTGGTGTTCGTCGGGTACGGCGCGGACGAGAAAGATTACGAGATGGAGGACGAGGAGGGCGGCGGCGAGCGACCCTTCGACGTGAAGGACAAGGTCGTGATGATGTTTGCGCGCACTCCGGCGGACATGCCGCAGCTGTCGCGCTCGGCGAAGGCTGAGATGGCGCGCGAGCGTGGCGCGGCCGGCGTGATCTTCCTCGGGCCGTCGGCGCCCGGTCGTCCCCAGCTTCCGCGCACCGTGCGGGGCCAGGGGCTCTCGGGAGACGGAGACCTGGTGGGGGTAGGCCTTGCCGAGCACGCCTTGAACGCGCTGATCGAGGTCGAAACGATGCACTCGGTGGCCGTGCGCCACGAGTCGCGCCCATTGCCCTTCACCGTCCGCATGGTCACCGAGACCGAGCCAAACAAGGCGAGGGTCGACGACATCGTGGGTTACCTGCCGGGCCGCGACCCGAAGCTGAAGGACGAGTTCATCGTGATCGGGGCGCACTACGATCATCTCGGTTACGGGGAGATCGGCTCCCGATCGCAAACCGACGCGATCCACCCCGGCGCCGACGACAATGCGAGCGGCACCGCTGGTGTGCTCGCCTTGGCCAAGTACTACGCGGCCAAGAAGACGAACCGACGATCGCTCATCTTCGTGCTGTTCAGCGGCGAGGAGGAGGGGTTATTGGGTTCCGAAGCGTGGGCCAAGGGCCATCCCAACACGCTTGAACGAACGGCCGCCATGATCAACCTCGACATGATCGGCCGTCTGCGCAAGGGCGAGCTGTTCGCCTACGGCACCAGCAGCAGCGACGTGTGGACCCGCATCCTCGCCAAGATCGAGGTTGCCGGGGTGAACCTCAAGCCGGGAGCCCAGACGCGCGGAGACAGCGACCAGGCCTCCTTTGCCAGGCGCAACGTGCCGGTCTTGTTCTTCAACACGGGTTTGCACGACGAGTACCACACCGAGAAGGACACCGCGGCGACGATCGACGCCGACGGGATGGCCAAGGTGCTCGCCGTCGTGGCCGAGACCGTGGCCGCCGTGGATGCGCTCGACGCCAAGCCCGTCTTCTCGAAGGATGTGGTGCTGGGCAATCTGCCCGGGGATCGCGACGCCGAAAGCTCGCAGCGCTCGATCCGCGTGGGCATGGTGCCCGACATGGTCGCAGGGGGCCCGGGTTTGCGGATCAGCGGAACGTCGCCCAACAGTCCGGCCCAAAAGGCTGGGTTCAAGGCGGGGGACCGAATCGTCGAGTTCAACGGAAAGAAGGTCTCAGACCTCGAGACCTTGCAGGCCGCCTATCTGACCGCGAAACCCGGGGACACCGTCAAGATCGTCTTCATCCGCGACGGAGTGAGGCGCGAGCAGTTGGTCACCGTCGAAGGGCGCGGCGGTTAG
- a CDS encoding ABC transporter ATP-binding protein, translating to MPVLEVRDLELSFGDVAVLRGVSFDLEAGKTFGVVGESGCGKSMTGFALMGMVPTGGRITGGSIVFEGRDLTQLRPREWLDVRGEKIALVMQDPFTSLNPMMRIGDQIGEVLRLHHGLSKQAAWTQAVEMLEKVGVPVPESSARKFPHQMSGGQRQRVVLAMAFACKPQVLIADEPTTALDVTLQAQILRLIQELKDQVGTAVMLISHDIGVIGTLASRIGVFYAGRIVEAGASEDVLRRPEHPYTRALLNALPQPGAVRLEAIRGYPPDFATLGTACSFAPRCPFRFEKCDREPDLIPVSTDHASACWKAGVLEPARE from the coding sequence GCGTCGTCGGCGAGAGCGGCTGCGGGAAGTCGATGACGGGATTCGCCCTGATGGGCATGGTTCCCACCGGGGGCCGCATCACCGGAGGGTCCATCGTGTTCGAGGGGCGCGACCTCACGCAGCTTCGGCCGCGCGAATGGCTGGACGTCCGCGGCGAAAAGATCGCGCTCGTGATGCAGGACCCGTTCACGAGCCTCAATCCGATGATGCGGATCGGTGATCAGATCGGCGAGGTGCTGCGCCTCCATCACGGCCTCTCCAAGCAGGCGGCTTGGACTCAGGCCGTGGAGATGCTCGAGAAGGTGGGCGTGCCCGTGCCGGAGAGCTCGGCGCGCAAGTTTCCGCACCAGATGAGCGGCGGCCAGCGCCAACGCGTCGTGCTCGCCATGGCCTTCGCCTGCAAACCGCAGGTGCTTATCGCGGACGAGCCGACGACAGCCCTCGACGTGACTCTTCAGGCACAGATACTACGGCTCATCCAAGAGCTCAAGGACCAGGTCGGCACCGCGGTGATGCTCATCTCGCACGACATCGGGGTCATCGGCACCTTGGCGAGCCGCATCGGAGTGTTCTACGCCGGGCGGATCGTCGAGGCCGGGGCCTCGGAAGACGTGCTTCGCCGACCCGAACATCCTTACACCCGTGCCCTGCTCAATGCGTTGCCCCAGCCCGGGGCGGTGCGACTGGAGGCGATCCGAGGCTATCCGCCCGACTTTGCGACCCTCGGGACGGCGTGCTCCTTTGCCCCCCGCTGCCCGTTCCGATTCGAGAAGTGCGACCGGGAACCGGACCTGATTCCGGTATCGACAGACCACGCTTCGGCCTGCTGGAAGGCGGGGGTTCTGGAGCCAGCGCGCGAGTAG
- a CDS encoding DNA repair exonuclease: MTIAHLSDTHLGYRAYSRTTPEGMNQREADVLETFRRTLAAIGEREPDLVVHSGDLFHMVRPSNHTITSAYVALLRFQEARRYRPFVLIGGNHDTPRTAESGNLLELFASIDGMRVVPDRAVRESIDALDLELMCVPSRALRDGGERDWTPHASRRNSVLVVHGMAAQALPEHAEFDVAETRADRWSYVALGDYHMRQSYGPNCCYPGSTDFTSTNIWEETLEPKGWAWFDSNLGMLEFVPIATRTVLDLPPIDASSKTGGEITEAAVRAANWDSGALPIVRQKVLNVHADVRRHIDARAIRDVQARALHYQLDLRTLHTGEAAAPAGEGASLEGEWGRHVAHAELPAEVRRERVQTSGLELLRRAEIEADPA; encoded by the coding sequence ATGACTATCGCCCACCTCAGCGATACCCATCTCGGGTATCGGGCCTACAGCCGGACCACTCCCGAAGGCATGAACCAGAGGGAGGCGGACGTGCTGGAGACCTTCCGCCGCACCCTGGCCGCAATCGGGGAACGGGAGCCGGACCTCGTGGTGCACAGCGGCGATCTGTTCCACATGGTGCGGCCCAGCAACCACACCATCACGAGCGCGTACGTCGCGCTCCTTCGCTTTCAGGAGGCGCGCCGTTACCGGCCGTTCGTGCTGATCGGAGGCAACCACGACACGCCGCGAACCGCCGAGAGCGGGAATCTCCTCGAGCTGTTCGCCTCCATCGACGGCATGCGGGTCGTGCCGGACCGCGCGGTCCGCGAGTCGATCGACGCCCTCGACCTCGAACTCATGTGCGTGCCGAGCCGAGCGTTGCGGGACGGAGGGGAGCGCGACTGGACGCCCCACGCGTCGAGGCGCAACTCCGTGCTCGTGGTCCACGGCATGGCGGCCCAGGCGTTGCCCGAGCACGCCGAGTTCGACGTGGCCGAGACGCGCGCCGACCGGTGGAGCTATGTCGCCCTGGGCGACTACCATATGCGCCAGAGCTACGGGCCCAACTGCTGCTATCCCGGCTCCACGGACTTCACGTCCACCAATATCTGGGAGGAGACCCTCGAGCCCAAGGGGTGGGCCTGGTTCGACTCCAACCTCGGCATGCTCGAGTTCGTCCCGATTGCGACGCGCACCGTCCTCGATCTCCCGCCCATCGACGCCTCCTCCAAAACGGGCGGCGAGATCACCGAAGCCGCCGTGCGCGCGGCGAATTGGGACTCCGGCGCGCTGCCGATCGTGCGCCAAAAGGTCCTGAACGTCCACGCCGACGTCCGCCGCCACATCGATGCGCGCGCGATTCGGGACGTGCAGGCGCGCGCGCTGCATTACCAGTTGGATCTTCGCACGCTCCACACCGGCGAGGCGGCCGCGCCGGCCGGTGAAGGAGCCAGCTTGGAAGGAGAGTGGGGCCGCCACGTCGCGCACGCCGAGCTTCCCGCCGAAGTACGGCGCGAGCGCGTGCAGACGAGCGGCCTCGAGCTGCTGAGGAGGGCAGAGATTGAAGCTGATCCGGCTTAG
- a CDS encoding SMC family ATPase codes for MKLIRLRLENFRQHRDTTVEFRDGMTAIVGDNGSGKSTLLEAITFALFGEQRQNKDSIRFHWAGPRERFRSELTFEFGGRRYVVERGEKGAELRADGNVVAEGLREVKGACERLLKLTHDQFINSFCAEQKSLEFLKFKDRATRQNEVARMLGLDRLKQASELAKQQAKVLKNKAEYLGEEQHGRERLEAAAKLSRERVDEERRRHTLLGKRLPECAAALETGRKRSDEAARWLDLEGQIRERAGTQVQAQTRLESLREEIATLERDASAFASLAESEAEYLAALGRLESMDSLARQHHEAAAATALRSKRLEEIEADRRLLGEAAVATVADIDSLPLAARAKVEALERDLRERKDAWQETHRELVQTHARATALRDAARTALARSERMTVGSTCPECGQTIEKNYAHLVRERSEALEAAEAALAQEEQRLAAGGVPPEEWDAVEAALKEAREQVLAAESRAKELREAWTRVAQFDSEASPQAATTPVYDAKGHADLRTRVKELLPIHERAVRLHGSDQRLAAAKAKVPALEAQIAEGQGAGERLRVEQAALEFESPDAARQAQENFRKLEVEQAKLQAEIVASERVLEAAERELQAAAKQLQEYEDREKRIAEYRVDQIHFEAVTREMMVLREKLNQQIRPDLEARASDNLQALTGGRYAALQLDEQFEATVLDDGVEKAVISGGEEDIVALSLRLALSELIQERQGTPLSLLILDEVFGSLDGERRQLVMERLAGLKGRFDQVLVISHIEEINQVADQCVYLHRDENTKSTYASDAPITEAPILLL; via the coding sequence TTGAAGCTGATCCGGCTTAGGCTCGAGAACTTCCGCCAGCACCGCGACACCACCGTGGAGTTCCGGGACGGCATGACCGCGATCGTCGGCGACAACGGCAGCGGCAAGAGCACCCTGCTCGAGGCGATCACCTTCGCGCTCTTCGGCGAGCAGCGCCAGAACAAGGACAGCATCCGATTCCACTGGGCGGGCCCGCGCGAACGCTTCCGGTCCGAGCTGACCTTCGAATTCGGAGGACGCCGCTACGTGGTCGAGCGCGGGGAGAAAGGGGCCGAACTCCGCGCCGACGGCAACGTCGTGGCCGAAGGACTGCGCGAGGTCAAGGGTGCGTGCGAGCGGCTCCTCAAGCTCACGCACGACCAGTTCATCAACTCGTTTTGCGCCGAGCAGAAGAGCCTCGAGTTCCTCAAATTCAAGGACCGCGCGACACGCCAGAACGAGGTGGCGCGCATGCTGGGCCTCGACCGGCTGAAGCAGGCGAGCGAGCTCGCCAAACAACAAGCCAAGGTGTTGAAGAACAAGGCCGAGTACCTTGGCGAGGAGCAGCACGGACGGGAACGCCTGGAAGCGGCCGCGAAGCTGAGCCGGGAGCGCGTCGACGAAGAGAGGCGGCGCCACACCCTTCTGGGCAAGCGACTCCCCGAGTGCGCGGCCGCACTGGAAACCGGTCGCAAGCGCTCCGACGAGGCGGCGCGGTGGCTGGATCTCGAGGGCCAGATCCGGGAGCGGGCGGGAACGCAGGTCCAGGCCCAAACCCGGCTCGAATCTCTTCGAGAGGAGATCGCCACCCTGGAGCGGGACGCCTCCGCGTTCGCCTCGCTGGCCGAGTCCGAGGCCGAGTACCTCGCCGCCCTCGGACGTCTCGAGTCGATGGACTCCTTGGCACGCCAGCATCACGAAGCCGCCGCCGCAACGGCGCTCCGGTCCAAACGGCTGGAGGAGATCGAAGCGGACAGGCGCCTTCTCGGGGAAGCGGCCGTCGCCACCGTCGCCGACATCGACTCCCTCCCGTTGGCCGCGCGCGCCAAGGTGGAAGCGCTCGAGCGCGACCTCCGGGAGCGCAAAGACGCGTGGCAAGAGACGCACCGGGAACTCGTTCAAACCCACGCCCGTGCCACGGCCCTGCGCGATGCGGCCCGGACGGCCCTGGCCCGTTCGGAGCGGATGACCGTCGGATCGACCTGCCCCGAGTGCGGGCAGACGATCGAGAAGAACTATGCGCATCTGGTTCGAGAGCGCTCGGAGGCGTTGGAGGCGGCCGAGGCGGCCCTCGCCCAAGAGGAGCAGCGCCTGGCCGCCGGCGGGGTGCCTCCCGAAGAGTGGGACGCGGTCGAAGCCGCCCTGAAGGAAGCGCGAGAGCAGGTGCTGGCCGCCGAATCCCGGGCGAAGGAGCTGCGAGAGGCTTGGACCCGCGTCGCCCAGTTCGACTCCGAGGCTTCCCCACAAGCCGCCACGACTCCGGTGTACGACGCCAAAGGCCACGCCGACCTGCGGACCCGCGTGAAGGAGCTGCTTCCGATCCATGAACGCGCCGTGAGACTCCACGGATCGGACCAGCGGCTCGCTGCCGCCAAGGCCAAGGTCCCCGCCCTCGAGGCGCAGATCGCCGAGGGGCAAGGGGCCGGCGAACGGCTCCGCGTCGAACAGGCCGCGCTCGAGTTCGAGTCCCCGGACGCGGCCCGACAAGCCCAGGAGAACTTCCGCAAGCTCGAGGTCGAGCAAGCGAAACTCCAAGCCGAGATCGTCGCATCGGAAAGGGTCTTGGAAGCGGCCGAGCGCGAGCTCCAGGCGGCCGCGAAGCAACTGCAAGAGTACGAGGATCGGGAGAAGCGCATCGCCGAGTACCGGGTGGACCAGATCCACTTCGAAGCCGTGACTCGCGAGATGATGGTCCTGCGCGAGAAGCTGAACCAACAGATTCGGCCCGACCTCGAGGCGCGCGCGAGCGACAACCTCCAGGCCCTTACCGGCGGGCGCTACGCGGCCCTGCAGTTGGACGAGCAGTTCGAAGCGACGGTGCTGGACGACGGGGTTGAGAAGGCCGTCATCAGCGGGGGCGAAGAGGACATCGTCGCCCTCAGCCTTCGGTTGGCGCTCAGCGAGCTCATCCAGGAGCGGCAGGGGACCCCGCTCTCACTCCTCATCCTCGACGAGGTGTTCGGGAGCCTCGACGGCGAACGGCGCCAACTCGTGATGGAGCGGCTCGCGGGGCTCAAAGGCCGATTCGACCAGGTGCTGGTGATCAGCCACATCGAGGAGATCAACCAGGTCGCGGACCAGTGCGTGTACCTCCACCGGGACGAGAACACGAAGAGCACCTACGCCAGCGACGCCCCCATCACGGAAGCCCCCATCCTGCTGCTTTAG